The stretch of DNA GAATATTTAACCCCAAAAAAAATTGCGATTACGACTGGTTCCACAAGGCGCCGGCACACGAGCGCATTTTGCGTACACAATTTGTGCTGAGCAAAGTTCGTACGCAAGGCCTTATAAACCGGGCTTTTGACGCGGAATGGATTCAATCTTGTACCCggtcaactcggtgaaaagCCCAAACTCTGTCGCTGAGTAAGACGGCGGGGTACTTTTCATGGCTCACAGCCGTCTCTACTGCAGTCCACTGATGGAACTCAAACCCTTTGTCTGTCTATAGACTATTGAATGGAACTGCACCCAAATAAACACGATTCTTCGGAACGGATTTCGATGGGTTAAACATCGATTCCGATGGAAACTCTTCTGATTCGGGGAGAGCGAGAATCCATGGCGGCCGGTGGGAATTGTTTCGGCATGTTTCTACGACGCTCTATTTCTTCCTGTAAGCGTGCGTATTGCGGGTTGTTCAGTCTGTACGACATTTTATACAGATGGGGGTCCCTGTTGTGTCGCCGGATGTACCGACCGAACATGTCCGGCCTCATGTCGGCTGTTATCTCCGTAGCCGGGTCGACGCCGGTCGAAAAATCGTTGGGCGGAATGAACCTCGTGACGTAACGTTCGAAATCGGGCGGCGGGAGGATATTCCCTatagaagaaaaaaaagagaGTAAAGCAAAAAATTCAGAATAAAGCATCGGAGCGTTAGCGAATTCTGAAACATTATGAAGACGTTAGATGTCGAATGAAGTACTTTGATCTGTGTTacctgtagataaatgaaaaagtccCATGATGTTTTATTAGGTAAAATGTACCACGACGTTTCGGCTGTCaacaacagccgaaacgtcgtGGTTTCATTTCAACTGTGCAACTTTTTCGTTTATTGTTAAGATACTGAGCACCATTAAATATTTGTCAATAGACTTACCATCTTTGTCAATAGGCGGATACCGCGCTTCGCTTTTCGCTCTCAGTCTccgaaattctgaaatatcggTTTTAGATCGAATTATTGCCAGCGCCCTCCGTTTATCGTCTTTAAACACGTCAGATTCGCGTATATATTTATCGTAAGTATTTTTCGAAACCGCCGACGGTTTCGGTATGTTTATCGGGTACATCGACGCGATTAGTTCGGTAATGTTCCGTCCGTCGGAGCCACTGTCGAATCCGTAGTTTTTACGGAAGTTGCGCCAAATGTTGCTGTTGTAACTGTCGTCAGGTCTCGACGGATGCGGCGCGCTGTGTTTTCCAGCTTCGAGCCATAACTTATACTGCAGAGACGGATTCAGGTGAACCGAATCCGCGCGATCAGTTCGTAAAACATGATTGCATTCGATGTTGAGCATAGATTTGGGCCGACGGGTTACCGCCAGCTTTTCGACCGGTCGCGGCGTGAATCCGGAATATTTCGGAGTCACCTCCTTCATCAGATTCTCCCGCTCTTCCAGACTAGGAAGTTTAGTTTCTTCTTCGTCtttcatctttttctaaaacaaaGATCGCATAAACGAAACTTTAAATCCGTGGATATCGTCAAAACATCGTAAAATCGATGCTGAAAAAGTAGAAATTACGGTGACAAAAAAAACAttcctgaaatatgaaaataatgaatggaaATTCCTGAAAGACAACTATATCATGTATGTGCCATTATATCTCACCGATAGTTGTTTGTGGCGCGCTCTCCGTTTCAAAACGCCGACGCGATTACATCCAAGAGTTTTAGTTTTCAAATTACCCCCTGCCATTTTACTGAGTCAAAGCGTTCGCGTTTCTAGGCTATATCGTATATAGCTCCTCTAGATAGAGAACAGTAGTTCTAATTACCAGAGATCTCCAAAGTGTCACTGCGCACGCATTGTCAAACTGGTTTTTATTCACCGGCGCGattaatcattttgatatatgaataaacaaatatatcCGAACAGTGACACACTTTTATGTAAATAACAATCAAATTCATACGCGAACAGTATACTGTCATTTTACACAGCCTCGAGATATATACTGACCTCAAACTAATTCATCATATTCCATATCTTAAAGAATAGCAAGAATTTTAATTGacgaaattgaatttcatgattttattaTCATGGAAATGTGTTCGAAGTGATAAAAGCATTTTATAgcagtttatttcattaacgTACTTGTATAAAAGCTCTGATTTATTATTCCTTTACATTATGGAATCGATGCATTTCTTCGAACTAATGAGATTCTAATACCCGACTGAGCGACGGAAAGAGACACACCGACGTCGAAAATTAGTTTTACGTGTATCAGGATACATTCGATATGTCTGTGTAATTATTGTACGATCTATCAGAACCTATCGATCGGGTGATATATATTCATCTGACGTCGAAGAAGCACGAAAATATTCGATTGCTTACCTAATTTTATTGCGACGGTATATTGACGTGTTTGCATCCGTTGTTTTATTTCCGGGTACACTCGTCCATTAGTCGTCGAGTAGGTCGTTGTTTACCTTGTGAATGGCCGCCATTTTCAGGGTGTTACTGGCCGTTGCTAGAGAAACTACGACGCTCCGGCGCTGATCCGTGTGGAAACGTCAACCCGCTCGCCGATATAGAAATACCGCGTCGACGCGGCGGGAGTGCGACGAATGATTAGCTCGTCTCGGTATAGTACTGGTAGTTCACGCTCGCGTTGCCCGTTGAAACAGCACGTTGAAGAACCGTATATCGTTAACTGTGAACATACCTGTATTAGGAAATCAATTGATACGCCGATCAATAACTATATTGACAGGTCTGACACGTACAGTAATATATTGATATCGGGATAGATAAGACTTGACAGTACACGTGTTCGTGTTATGGTGAGTATATGTCTTCATATTGTCTAAGCTTAGACATTGTTCAGCATTTTCTCATTAACTTCAATCGTAGACGAATTTCTCAATTTATCTCAATCTCAATATCAATTTTGTCAGAAATTACTCGTTTGACATAATAACGTGAATATGAGTCGTACTTTAATCTATCTAATGCATGAGAAATATACCATCATGACGAACCAGTTTTCACTAGACGGTGTAAACAATATGTAATTGTATGGTAGAGTAGATTAGGTCCTATCTATAATTAAAAACCTACCTGTCGATATTAGCATAGGGCTTGTAGAAGTAAATAACACGTATACATTTATAATTCAGCCTGAACTGAAATTACCATTTTCTACATTGAATACAATGTAAATTGTGTGACGAGaggaatcccacaataaatcaGCCAAAGATATAAAGTTCAATAGTAAAAGAGTATATAttttgagcaacgtttcgTAATTAGCCATCATCGGGCGTAAGGACGATACTGTAGTTAATTAgcctttagccgaaacgttgctcaaacatatatacatacatttccATTCAAGAACTTTACATTTTTTGGTTGAATTATTGTGGATTTCCCTCATACGttcatcttacacggatattgtgtatcatcTCGATCTATAATGTCAATTTTGTTGTGATTCTAGGGCAGAAATGGCTTCAGTCGATATGAATCAAGGCGACGGGCGACTTTTGCGCACCATTCTGGATACCCAAGGTACCGACAGTTCCGCGAGTGCGACGAGTAGCGAACAGGACCAGCCAGAACCCTCGAGAAAGAAAACTCCCAGATCGGGCAGTTCAGAAAGCGAAAGCAGTGACAGTGAATCGACGCGTAGCGTTTCGTATCAGTCGAGCGACAGCAGCGACGATTCTGGAACGATCAAGTCCGATTCTTCCGATGATAGCgagaatgatgatgatacaGTCAACGGAAAAGAGGAGCGAGTCGCTATAGATACAGATAAAGACACCGGCGACACGTTAGACAATGCTGACGTCGAGAACGTATCCAGTAGATGTGCTAAAGATGAAACTGAGGGAGTAGATATCGTCGCGAAAGAGTCGGAATCTCCCAGAGTCGTCGAAGATGCTCAGTCTCCCAACGATGCggtaaatgatgataatcaaaaagaaCAATTCAACGATTTTATCGCTATAAACACCGTTGTTGCCGCTAATAGCGAAAAGTCGCAATCGAAACCTAAGAAACCGAAACGTAAGCGTTCCAAAAGTGCCAAATATAGACAGGATGTGTTAGCGACTGGGTCGCTGTCTTCTGATAATTTTCGGTATTCGAAACACGAACGAGCGCAACGAGATGAACTGGCGATAGATGGCGTGGCAAATCGAAGGCGCAGGCGCAACGAGCAATCGGCTGCCCGAGGCGGCAGGCGAAAAACCGCGGACACGTCTCCGGTACCCGTATCCAGCACGCTTTACCAGCCAGAACCAGCCAGCAATGACGATAAACTCCATATCAAATATCTCGAACTGATGTCGATTTTGAGACAGACGGATCGACGAGCTTTTCGATCGTTACAATCAAGAGTCGTTCACATGTACGGCGAGAAAGTGAACAAATTCATGCCGGTCGAATCGTACCATgcgaaaaacaacaacaacggaTCGTGCAGTAACTACGTGAGGGTTCACGGAGCAGACGATTCCGTCGCTTCTACCGACAGATCCAGTAACCGCGACGAGTTCGTGTTCGTTCCGTCTATCGGTAAGAAGAATTCCCGCAGCCGACCGAAGACCGCAACCGCCAACGATAAAACGGATCGAGAATGCGGTAGTAAACCGAATCTCAGACGCAGTCGTTCGAATCTCGAAGCGAAGTATAAACATCTACAGGATCTACTGACCGAGCAATTCAAACACGAGTCTGAATCTTTGATTCGTAATCAACTGAAACAAACAATCGACGTCGTGAAGCATTATCAGGAAGAACTGTGCAAAATAGACGATCGAGACGACGCTGCCGCCGAGGAAGCCGTGGACGAGGAAGAGACGGGATCCAtagatagaactgataatcagcagcagcaacagcagcatcGCCGCCGCCGCAACCACCGTAGACAGAGTGATACTAGTGACAGTGGTACGCAAACACCTCGATCTGATGGTACAGGTGTTAATGATCATAATGACGATGAAAATGACGATGTGTTTAGCAAAGGAAGTGGTAAGTGTACATCGTAAATAATGATATCGTTCTTACATCTTTATACGGTTATACAGTACATTCCCCTTTTGTGATTTTTATGTTCATATTTCTGACTCCTCTTTCTGCAGAACTAACAAGCAGCGAAAGTTCACTGTCGGCCTCAAAACGAGTGACATTTTCTGACGGTAATATCGAAGTTTCCGGTCGTTCGAACAGAGAGGAAAAGTCTGACGTAGGCATTTTGAAGCGCCCGATCATCGTTGAAGTTAATGGTACGAGGCCTCGAGTTGGACGCCCCAAGAGACCAGACGCCCAAAGAGTACGTTCGCCGGAGAAGACGAATAGCGGGGACTCCAATTTGCATCAAAGGCAACAATTCTACGGCTCCGATCACAGATTAGCCGACACCGATAACGAATCGATCTTAATTTGGTTGAAGgagaaaaataaactacaaaAGCAACAGCGTAAACAAGAGCGAGCGAAGAAACGAAAGGAGCGACAACAACTGGCCGAAAAAGCAGCCGATCGACTTGAACGAGAAAGCGAAGCGCACGATGCTATGTTGGGCTGGATGAAACGTAAGCGCCACGAAGAACAACTTCTTAAAAAGAGGAAGAAGAAAGAAAAGGAACGTCTTCGGAAAACTGAGGAATCGACCAGAGAGCCGGAGGAGACCAGTAATCGGCTGAAAACAGACCTTTCTTATAATTCTGGGAATTCTGCTGATGGAGTGAATAGATTCGAAGCCGATCGCGTCGACAGTAGGTTCAGAGACGGCCCCACTAATGCTGAAATAGCGTCTAAACTATCTCACGGTGGTCGACCCCGATCTTCGTATACTTACAAAAGCGTTTCACAGAAAAAGGCGGCAAAACTCGCTATGGAGGAAGAGAAACGTAGACGGGATGAACTTCTCAAGAAGAGAATAGCGTACGATCAGTGGCTGAAAGCGAAAGCCGAAGAAGCGATCAGACAAAGACGTAAcgagaaaaagaaagaagCCGAAGAAGCGAATCGCGCGGATCCCGAATACGTCAAAATAATTCCCGATTTGGCCAAAAATCGATGCGAGAAAATCGATAGGAATAAAAAACGTATCGACACCGGTTTACCGGAAATAGATCGCCGGGCGAATTCCTATCCGAGGCCGAAACGATCCGACCAAAATCAAGAACCGAAACAAACGACTGGTAACTATATTTGGAAAGAACCTAAACAAACGCGACCTCCGTCATCGTCAAAACCGCGTTCGCCACGAACTGTTAAATCGCGTGATACCCCGGGTGCGATCCCCACCAGACATTGTATAGAGATCCCGGACCAGATAGCCGAAAATACGTCGAAACCACCGCCACCAAACAACAAAACTAGACTGAACGATTTAACCAGTGAACTGTCGCCGAAACGACCGTCCTCCGCTCCTAGTGATCGTCCATCATCGGGACGTCGTAAATGGACGTCTCCGACGCCGCTGCGCCAGTCTACCGAGCAAGGAGAGGAGTATTCCGAGTATATCAACGATAAGTTGAACGTCGAACGACCAGAGCCGCAAGGATGCGACCGACCCGAGGAACCGGTATGCAACAAAGCGCGGGATGAAAATGGTCATAGCGACGAATCGGTCCCAACGCCTCCACCGACACCACCCGGTAAAAAGAAAGTATCGTTTGGCGCGTCGAAACTCGTCTACACGATGGACGATACGCCGTCGAGCGGGTCGTCAGACGTTACGCCGCCACCGGAGGAATCCGGAACTAAACGGGAGTCCGCCGATAACGATAGTTTAAGTCGCCAGTTGGACGATGTCATCAACGGCAGGAAGGATTACAATGAAACCGATGCGCCTTTATTAAATAATGACGGTTTCTTTATTACATCCCTGTGCTCGGATGAGGATAGCGTTTAAAAAACACaaaagacaaaaaaaaatcaaacccgGATGGATAGCAAAGCAGATAATGTGCCAAACAATCTTAAAACAATTTCctatttatttgaataaatcacTTTCATACCACGTATTCACGTATTTATAAACACGAAATGTTTTTGTATGTTTACCCCGTTAGTTTCTATCAGACAGAAAAAATGTTAATATATCACACatctttttataataatttatagttACAATATTATATACTGTCGACTTGTTTAGTTTATTTCTTTCGGGATTCTCTGGTGGTGTATCAATGCATgattaatgataaatattaaTAAAGAATATTTATATAGCGCCTTTCCATGTTACATGCCCAAAGCGCTGTTTCTCCAAAGTGTTTGTGGAACAACCATGTTTTGAGctgtgattttaaactattgaTAAATTCCAGTGATTTTAAGCCCGCAGGGAGGGAATTCCAAAGTTTGGGACCAGAAGCCGAAAAAGCACGATCACCAAAGTTAATTCTACGGAAACGTTCACAATAGCGCCTGCATGCTCCCTCTCAAAGGGATGTTGAAACGGTATCATTCGTGGTTCTTTCCGACGATGGTTCTTCGTGTACGATATATCCGGGACAACATCGACAACGACAGCAACAGCGACGGAAACAGTTTTTGTACGCATTTTTGATGTTCGTGTTCAAGAAACCGTAGATGATCGGATTGGTCGCGCAGCCCGCGTACGCCATTAACATCGTCCATGTTAATACTTCATCGAGGTCTGCTGTCGTGTAAAAGTCAGCGATGATAGCTCCCGCAACCGGGTAGAATAGGATGACATAAACTACGAACGCTAGTAACAATACGGCTACCGCTCTTGTCTTGGCGTTCAGTCGTTTGCTGCTGCGGAAGACTGTATCTACGTTTCCCGACTGCGCTCGTCTGCCATACTTCGTCCTGTTTGTCGTCGACGATGACGTATTTGCCGGCGGCCGGGGTTTAGACACAGCCGGTCCGGATTTCCTGATCTTTCTAATCACCATCGTATACAAACCGAGATTGATGAACGACGGAACCAAGACTCCGACTATGATCATAATCACCGCGAATGTCGGATATCGACGATCTATCGAACAGAGTTTAACTCGCTCGTCGTACGAATACACGACCCAACCCAAAGTAGCCGATCCTACGACCAACACCAGGCTGAATAGCCATATTCCTACGGTTATCAAAATAACATTTCGGCGGTTGAAAATCCTGCTGTACGCGTTCGGCCAGCATATCTTCACGTACCGATTCGTGGCTATAG from Tubulanus polymorphus chromosome 11, tnTubPoly1.2, whole genome shotgun sequence encodes:
- the LOC141912700 gene encoding testis-expressed protein 52-like isoform X2; its protein translation is MKDEEETKLPSLEERENLMKEVTPKYSGFTPRPVEKLAVTRRPKSMLNIECNHVLRTDRADSVHLNPSLQYKLWLEAGKHSAPHPSRPDDSYNSNIWRNFRKNYGFDSGSDGRNITELIASMYPINIPKPSAVSKNTYDKYIRESDVFKDDKRRALAIIRSKTDISEFRRLRAKSEARYPPIDKDGNILPPPDFERYVTRFIPPNDFSTGVDPATEITADMRPDMFGRYIRRHNRDPHLYKMSYRLNNPQYARLQEEIERRRNMPKQFPPAAMDSRSPRIRRVSIGIDV
- the LOC141912700 gene encoding testis-expressed protein 52-like isoform X1 encodes the protein MAGGNLKTKTLGCNRVGVLKRRARHKQLSKKMKDEEETKLPSLEERENLMKEVTPKYSGFTPRPVEKLAVTRRPKSMLNIECNHVLRTDRADSVHLNPSLQYKLWLEAGKHSAPHPSRPDDSYNSNIWRNFRKNYGFDSGSDGRNITELIASMYPINIPKPSAVSKNTYDKYIRESDVFKDDKRRALAIIRSKTDISEFRRLRAKSEARYPPIDKDGNILPPPDFERYVTRFIPPNDFSTGVDPATEITADMRPDMFGRYIRRHNRDPHLYKMSYRLNNPQYARLQEEIERRRNMPKQFPPAAMDSRSPRIRRVSIGIDV
- the LOC141912702 gene encoding uncharacterized protein LOC141912702, producing MASVDMNQGDGRLLRTILDTQGTDSSASATSSEQDQPEPSRKKTPRSGSSESESSDSESTRSVSYQSSDSSDDSGTIKSDSSDDSENDDDTVNGKEERVAIDTDKDTGDTLDNADVENVSSRCAKDETEGVDIVAKESESPRVVEDAQSPNDAVNDDNQKEQFNDFIAINTVVAANSEKSQSKPKKPKRKRSKSAKYRQDVLATGSLSSDNFRYSKHERAQRDELAIDGVANRRRRRNEQSAARGGRRKTADTSPVPVSSTLYQPEPASNDDKLHIKYLELMSILRQTDRRAFRSLQSRVVHMYGEKVNKFMPVESYHAKNNNNGSCSNYVRVHGADDSVASTDRSSNRDEFVFVPSIGKKNSRSRPKTATANDKTDRECGSKPNLRRSRSNLEAKYKHLQDLLTEQFKHESESLIRNQLKQTIDVVKHYQEELCKIDDRDDAAAEEAVDEEETGSIDRTDNQQQQQQHRRRRNHRRQSDTSDSGTQTPRSDGTGVNDHNDDENDDVFSKGSELTSSESSLSASKRVTFSDGNIEVSGRSNREEKSDVGILKRPIIVEVNGTRPRVGRPKRPDAQRVRSPEKTNSGDSNLHQRQQFYGSDHRLADTDNESILIWLKEKNKLQKQQRKQERAKKRKERQQLAEKAADRLERESEAHDAMLGWMKRKRHEEQLLKKRKKKEKERLRKTEESTREPEETSNRLKTDLSYNSGNSADGVNRFEADRVDSRFRDGPTNAEIASKLSHGGRPRSSYTYKSVSQKKAAKLAMEEEKRRRDELLKKRIAYDQWLKAKAEEAIRQRRNEKKKEAEEANRADPEYVKIIPDLAKNRCEKIDRNKKRIDTGLPEIDRRANSYPRPKRSDQNQEPKQTTGNYIWKEPKQTRPPSSSKPRSPRTVKSRDTPGAIPTRHCIEIPDQIAENTSKPPPPNNKTRLNDLTSELSPKRPSSAPSDRPSSGRRKWTSPTPLRQSTEQGEEYSEYINDKLNVERPEPQGCDRPEEPVCNKARDENGHSDESVPTPPPTPPGKKKVSFGASKLVYTMDDTPSSGSSDVTPPPEESGTKRESADNDSLSRQLDDVINGRKDYNETDAPLLNNDGFFITSLCSDEDSV
- the LOC141912703 gene encoding melatonin receptor type 1B-like is translated as MGANDIVQIITTLFVIFGNTSLITVFALTKRIQTSTNIFIIVVATSDLLVSLVLAATRRTLGRRSIDHGSNLVCTTAGTCMYVTFFVSFFGQTAIATNRYVKICWPNAYSRIFNRRNVILITVGIWLFSLVLVVGSATLGWVVYSYDERVKLCSIDRRYPTFAVIMIIVGVLVPSFINLGLYTMVIRKIRKSGPAVSKPRPPANTSSSTTNRTKYGRRAQSGNVDTVFRSSKRLNAKTRAVAVLLLAFVVYVILFYPVAGAIIADFYTTADLDEVLTWTMLMAYAGCATNPIIYGFLNTNIKNAYKNCFRRCCCRCRCCPGYIVHEEPSSERTTNDTVSTSL